The following proteins come from a genomic window of Nitrospira sp.:
- a CDS encoding cell division protein ZapA — protein sequence MTKTIDVEIYGQRYSIRGEADDVYIRRLASFVDEHMRTLAEGMKTATPSKLAVLTAINLAHQFFESEKKRTQGEADVDRRMETLMESIEEQMPISFFR from the coding sequence TTGACTAAGACCATTGATGTGGAAATTTATGGCCAGCGGTATTCCATTCGTGGTGAGGCGGATGATGTGTATATTCGCCGACTTGCGAGTTTCGTGGATGAGCACATGCGGACGTTGGCTGAGGGGATGAAGACCGCGACGCCCTCCAAGCTGGCGGTTTTGACGGCTATCAATCTGGCCCATCAATTCTTCGAGTCGGAAAAGAAGCGGACCCAAGGCGAGGCCGATGTCGATCGCCGCATGGAGACGTTGATGGAATCCATCGAGGAACAGATGCCGATTTCATTCTTCAGGTGA
- the rlmN gene encoding 23S rRNA (adenine(2503)-C(2))-methyltransferase RlmN — MPEPSRPQTNLLSLTEIQMATLVREFGWPGYRTGQILRWLYQRRARSIAQMTDLSQNDREKLATVATIQRTQNCTVLQSSDGTRKLLLTLDDDLRIETVLIPDEDRLTLCVSTQVGCMLDCGFCLTGTMGLKRNLKTHEIVDQVLTAQDQLTGEERLTNLVFMGMGEPLANSEALSAAIRCLTNKSWGLGWSPRRITVSTAGLATRLKDVAALGVNLAISLNGTTEEQRQRLMPAASQIASLKTLMAACRRYPLPPMRRLTFEYVLLAGANDSDDDARRLVKLLAGIRSKVNLIPFNEFPGNAFRRPTDDRIFTFQAILTRAGIDAFIRKSRGRDVLGACGQLGNIPAGQVSVALTQIESRC; from the coding sequence ATGCCTGAACCTTCGCGCCCGCAAACAAACTTACTGAGTCTGACCGAGATCCAGATGGCCACGCTTGTTCGCGAGTTCGGCTGGCCCGGGTATCGGACCGGGCAGATTCTTCGCTGGCTGTATCAGCGCCGGGCTCGGTCCATCGCTCAGATGACCGATCTCTCGCAGAACGATCGTGAGAAGCTGGCAACCGTCGCAACGATTCAGCGCACTCAGAACTGCACCGTGCTCCAATCGTCCGACGGCACGCGCAAACTACTCCTGACCTTGGACGATGACCTTCGCATTGAAACGGTGCTCATCCCCGATGAAGACCGGCTGACGCTCTGCGTCTCAACGCAGGTCGGCTGCATGCTGGACTGCGGCTTCTGCCTGACCGGCACGATGGGGCTGAAACGCAATCTCAAAACGCATGAGATCGTCGATCAGGTCCTGACGGCTCAGGATCAACTCACCGGCGAAGAACGGCTCACCAACCTTGTGTTCATGGGCATGGGCGAACCGCTGGCGAATAGTGAGGCGCTGTCCGCCGCAATCCGGTGCCTGACAAACAAATCATGGGGACTGGGCTGGTCGCCGCGTCGCATTACGGTTTCGACCGCGGGACTTGCCACCCGGCTGAAAGATGTGGCCGCGCTGGGGGTGAATCTGGCGATTTCTTTGAACGGCACGACAGAGGAACAGCGGCAACGGTTGATGCCGGCAGCCAGCCAGATCGCCTCGCTCAAGACCCTTATGGCCGCCTGCCGGCGATATCCGCTCCCTCCCATGCGGCGGTTGACGTTTGAATACGTCTTGCTCGCCGGGGCAAACGACAGCGATGACGATGCCCGGCGCCTCGTGAAGCTGCTCGCAGGCATCCGGAGTAAAGTGAACCTGATTCCGTTCAACGAGTTTCCCGGAAACGCCTTCCGCCGCCCAACCGATGACCGCATCTTCACGTTCCAGGCCATACTGACCCGCGCCGGCATCGACGCGTTCATTCGCAAAAGCCGGGGGCGCGACGTGCTGGGAGCTTGCGGCCAATTGGGCAATATTCCGGCCGGACAGGTCTCGGTTGCCTTGACACAAATCGAATCCCGTTGTTAG
- a CDS encoding peptidoglycan DD-metalloendopeptidase family protein encodes MGQTQNQESSDAYTVVIFRGSTAKPIRFSFPRKFVRKLLIVGCIIIIADLLVVSHYVIRTGEVWELSAFRSEAMSAREQTAAFSSAVDDLKKRIGAMKEVNQRLRVMLGIEVPKSGDMANGRGGEETPLPEGSLVPGSANGKGSDEAASLSNNNGAMSAVGIGQTAPLIGEKDTEAAVASVKDGLEWLSREATSQEQILNELSQAAEQRSSRWAATPSIWPVKGWVTSGFGPRISPFTEKPAWHDGLDIGAAANAPVQAPAQGRVTSVGFDPKLGNLVRLDHGFGIETVYGHLAKSLVKEGQRVKRGDVVGLVGSTGLATGPHLHYMVKVNGQALDPNKYILE; translated from the coding sequence ATGGGGCAAACGCAAAACCAGGAAAGCAGTGACGCCTACACAGTCGTAATTTTTCGTGGCTCTACGGCAAAACCCATTCGTTTTAGTTTCCCGAGAAAATTCGTTCGTAAGTTATTGATAGTTGGATGTATTATTATCATTGCCGATCTTCTTGTTGTCTCCCACTATGTCATCAGGACTGGGGAAGTCTGGGAGCTTTCCGCGTTCCGCTCGGAGGCTATGAGCGCCCGGGAACAGACCGCGGCATTCTCTTCAGCGGTTGATGACTTGAAAAAGAGAATTGGGGCAATGAAAGAGGTAAATCAACGCCTCAGGGTCATGTTGGGTATTGAAGTTCCAAAGTCCGGTGACATGGCCAACGGTCGAGGTGGAGAAGAGACTCCTTTGCCTGAAGGAAGTCTGGTTCCTGGTTCGGCGAATGGAAAGGGATCAGATGAGGCCGCATCGTTATCCAACAATAATGGGGCGATGTCTGCCGTTGGAATTGGCCAAACGGCACCACTCATAGGTGAAAAAGATACTGAAGCTGCGGTTGCCTCTGTTAAAGATGGACTTGAGTGGTTGTCTCGGGAAGCGACTAGCCAGGAGCAGATTCTCAACGAATTGTCTCAGGCTGCTGAACAGCGGTCATCACGATGGGCTGCTACCCCCTCAATTTGGCCGGTCAAGGGCTGGGTGACTTCTGGCTTTGGGCCTCGTATTTCTCCCTTCACGGAGAAGCCAGCGTGGCATGATGGGCTTGATATTGGAGCTGCGGCCAACGCCCCGGTGCAGGCTCCAGCGCAAGGCAGAGTCACATCAGTCGGGTTTGATCCGAAGCTCGGCAATTTAGTGCGACTCGACCATGGATTTGGGATTGAAACGGTTTATGGTCACTTGGCAAAATCCCTCGTCAAGGAGGGGCAGCGGGTGAAGCGTGGTGATGTGGTGGGGTTAGTGGGAAGCACTGGTTTGGCAACTGGCCCGCATCTTCACTACATGGTTAAGGTCAACGGGCAGGCGCTTGACCCCAACAAGTATATTCTTGAGTAG
- a CDS encoding exodeoxyribonuclease VII small subunit — protein sequence MAAVKFEQAMARLEAIVGQLEHGDLSLDESLKIFEEGIRLSKNCLKVLEEAERKVEVLVQDTNGKKQLRAFSLGDDADEASLEP from the coding sequence GTGGCGGCAGTGAAGTTTGAACAAGCGATGGCTCGGTTGGAAGCGATTGTGGGGCAATTGGAGCATGGCGATCTTTCGTTGGATGAGTCGCTCAAAATTTTTGAAGAAGGAATACGCCTCTCGAAAAATTGCTTGAAAGTGCTGGAAGAAGCTGAACGGAAAGTGGAGGTGCTGGTTCAGGATACAAACGGGAAGAAACAGTTACGGGCATTTTCTCTCGGCGATGATGCTGACGAGGCTTCTCTTGAGCCGTAG
- the rny gene encoding ribonuclease Y, whose translation MQRIGDLACFLHEGGAPISTSLVAYILCGLIGALIGAGLLEAVRRQLATAKRTEAEDQAKQITQNAQREAETLIKEAKLESKDLIFQAKTDLEKEQKVRFAELAVTEKRLVQREENLDRKLAAIEKREADTQKRDQEFARREEGLAKKEAACAKVEREHREALERVAGMTGDEAKKQLMVEMESQARLEAAGFAKRTLEEARENSEREAREIITSSIQRVVRDYVAESTISVVQIPNDAMKGRIIGREGRNIRAIEAATGIDLIIDETPEAVIISGFDPLRREIAKVSLERLMHDGRIHPTRIEEIVEKVKVDIDKLMYEEAEKIIFELGLSDFHPELIKVLGRLKYRTSYGQNNLYHAREAAYICGIMASELGLDVKLARRGALLHDIGKAVSHEEEGPHAMLGAEIAKKYGESAKIVNAIAGHHEQVEPICPESVLVAAAEALSAARPGARREALESYVKRLEKLEALATAYKGVQKAYAIQAGREIRVIVRQEDITDTESFQLSRDLAKKIEQELTYPGQIRVTVIRESRYVEYAK comes from the coding sequence TTGCAGAGAATAGGCGATCTGGCCTGTTTTCTCCATGAAGGGGGTGCTCCCATTTCTACCTCACTCGTTGCCTACATACTCTGTGGACTCATCGGGGCTCTGATCGGTGCCGGACTGCTTGAAGCGGTTCGTCGTCAGCTCGCTACAGCCAAACGAACGGAAGCGGAAGATCAAGCGAAGCAAATTACCCAAAACGCCCAGCGTGAGGCCGAAACGCTGATCAAGGAAGCCAAGCTCGAGTCGAAGGATCTGATCTTCCAAGCCAAGACCGATTTGGAAAAAGAGCAGAAGGTCCGGTTTGCTGAGTTGGCCGTGACGGAAAAACGGCTTGTTCAACGTGAAGAGAATTTGGATCGGAAGCTTGCGGCGATCGAGAAGCGAGAAGCGGACACGCAGAAGCGGGATCAAGAGTTTGCGCGGCGTGAAGAAGGACTCGCCAAGAAAGAAGCGGCCTGCGCCAAGGTTGAGCGTGAGCATCGCGAGGCGCTCGAACGAGTGGCCGGGATGACGGGTGATGAGGCCAAGAAGCAATTGATGGTTGAAATGGAAAGTCAGGCCCGCCTCGAGGCGGCCGGGTTTGCCAAGCGGACATTGGAAGAGGCGCGTGAGAATTCCGAACGGGAAGCCCGCGAAATTATTACCAGCTCGATTCAGCGTGTCGTGCGCGACTACGTGGCGGAATCCACGATCTCTGTGGTCCAGATCCCCAATGACGCGATGAAAGGCCGGATCATCGGTCGGGAAGGGCGGAATATCCGGGCGATCGAGGCGGCGACGGGCATTGACCTGATCATTGATGAAACGCCGGAAGCGGTGATCATCTCAGGGTTCGATCCGTTGCGGCGTGAAATCGCCAAAGTGTCGCTTGAGCGATTGATGCATGATGGACGGATCCATCCGACGCGTATCGAGGAAATTGTCGAAAAGGTGAAGGTTGATATCGATAAGTTGATGTACGAAGAAGCCGAAAAGATCATTTTTGAACTGGGCCTCTCTGATTTCCATCCGGAACTGATCAAAGTGTTAGGGCGGTTGAAGTACCGGACGAGCTATGGGCAGAACAATCTGTATCATGCCCGTGAGGCCGCGTATATTTGCGGAATCATGGCGTCAGAGCTGGGGCTCGACGTGAAGTTGGCGCGTCGCGGGGCGTTGCTTCATGACATCGGCAAGGCGGTCAGTCACGAGGAGGAAGGGCCGCATGCGATGCTCGGCGCGGAGATCGCCAAGAAGTACGGTGAGTCTGCGAAGATCGTCAATGCGATCGCGGGCCACCATGAACAGGTGGAGCCGATCTGTCCGGAGAGCGTGTTAGTCGCGGCTGCCGAAGCGCTGTCTGCTGCGCGGCCTGGCGCACGACGCGAAGCGTTGGAGTCATACGTGAAGCGGCTGGAGAAGCTGGAGGCGCTCGCTACCGCGTATAAAGGCGTCCAAAAGGCGTACGCGATTCAGGCGGGGCGTGAAATTCGCGTGATTGTGCGGCAGGAAGATATTACTGACACGGAATCGTTCCAGTTGTCACGAGACTTGGCGAAGAAGATCGAGCAGGAGCTGACCTATCCCGGACAGATCCGGGTGACCGTGATTCGAGAGAGTCGGTATGTGGAGTATGCGAAGTGA
- a CDS encoding SDR family oxidoreductase: MKVLVTGGAGFIGSHVVDRLVEEGHDVVVVDNLSTGKRKNVNRAANLYKLDIQSSRLERVFRNERPNVVIHLAAQVSVRNSVADPVFDAQVNILGTMNVVHQAVQHGARKVVFSSSGGAIYGEQDMFPAPESHPTNPLSPYGISKLCGEHYLSYFQRTSGIQTVSLRYANVYGPRQDPEGEAGVVAIFIQKMLNNEQPIINGNGRQTRDFVFVDDVAEANLAAMGQETQGVYNVGTGVETSINELFRLLATLTGATSKEVHGPAKKGEQLRSLVDPAKIRQALGWEMKVDLPDGLKRTVAFFREKMS, from the coding sequence ATGAAGGTCTTAGTGACAGGTGGTGCCGGGTTCATTGGTTCGCACGTGGTCGATCGCCTGGTAGAGGAAGGGCACGACGTTGTCGTCGTGGATAATCTTTCCACGGGAAAGCGGAAGAATGTGAATCGTGCGGCGAATCTGTATAAATTAGATATTCAGAGCTCACGGTTGGAGCGGGTCTTTCGAAATGAGCGGCCCAATGTTGTCATCCACTTGGCCGCGCAGGTGAGCGTGAGAAACTCTGTTGCGGACCCTGTATTTGACGCGCAGGTAAATATTCTCGGTACGATGAATGTGGTGCATCAGGCGGTTCAGCATGGGGCGAGGAAGGTGGTGTTTTCCTCTTCGGGCGGGGCCATTTACGGCGAGCAAGATATGTTTCCTGCTCCGGAGAGCCATCCAACGAACCCGCTCTCGCCATACGGAATCAGTAAGTTGTGCGGGGAGCATTACTTGTCGTACTTCCAGCGTACCAGCGGTATTCAAACGGTCAGTCTGCGGTACGCCAACGTGTATGGGCCAAGGCAGGATCCGGAGGGCGAGGCGGGCGTTGTGGCCATCTTTATCCAAAAGATGTTGAACAATGAGCAGCCCATCATCAACGGGAACGGGCGCCAGACGAGAGATTTCGTGTTTGTGGACGATGTAGCCGAGGCGAATCTTGCCGCAATGGGGCAGGAGACTCAGGGGGTTTACAACGTCGGTACAGGCGTCGAGACGTCCATCAATGAGTTGTTCAGGTTGCTGGCAACTTTGACGGGCGCTACATCAAAAGAAGTGCATGGACCCGCTAAAAAGGGGGAGCAACTAAGGAGCCTTGTCGATCCTGCTAAAATTCGACAAGCGCTTGGTTGGGAGATGAAGGTGGATCTCCCTGACGGGTTGAAGCGAACCGTAGCATTTTTTAGGGAAAAGATGAGCTAG
- a CDS encoding TlyA family RNA methyltransferase: MVNQVRPVKDRLDRVLVARGLAQSRDVAVRMILAGEVRLDGVLSDKPAKLVLLDSAIDVVTHGTRFVSRGGEKLIGALEACAIDAQGAVCLDVGCSTGGFTDCLLQRGAARVYAVDVGYGQFDWRLRQDPRVILHERTNIRYVDRTLIPEPISLVVIDVSFISLTMVLPPIIQFLLPGAIVVALVKPQFEVGKGQVGRGGIVRDEAQRQAVLQRILACAEGLGLTQKATLDSPIRGKKGNLEFLSIFEFNKNVYAKKESDLSGGV; the protein is encoded by the coding sequence ATGGTCAATCAAGTACGCCCGGTGAAAGATCGGCTCGACCGAGTGCTGGTCGCGCGAGGGCTTGCTCAAAGTCGGGATGTGGCGGTTCGGATGATACTTGCCGGAGAAGTTCGGCTTGATGGAGTTCTTTCCGATAAGCCTGCAAAGTTAGTTCTGCTTGATTCGGCGATTGACGTAGTTACTCATGGGACTCGGTTCGTGAGCCGGGGTGGGGAGAAGCTTATTGGCGCTCTTGAGGCCTGTGCCATTGACGCGCAGGGAGCCGTTTGCCTTGATGTCGGGTGTTCTACGGGAGGATTCACCGATTGTTTGCTGCAACGCGGCGCGGCGCGGGTGTATGCCGTGGACGTTGGATATGGACAGTTTGACTGGCGTCTTCGCCAAGATCCGCGGGTCATTTTGCATGAGCGGACGAACATTCGCTATGTGGATCGAACGCTCATCCCTGAGCCGATCTCTCTCGTGGTCATCGACGTATCGTTTATCTCACTGACCATGGTTCTCCCTCCCATCATCCAGTTTCTTCTGCCGGGGGCGATCGTAGTCGCTCTTGTGAAACCGCAATTCGAAGTGGGAAAGGGGCAGGTTGGTCGCGGGGGAATCGTTCGTGATGAGGCGCAGCGGCAGGCCGTGCTGCAACGGATTCTGGCTTGTGCTGAAGGGCTTGGACTAACTCAGAAGGCGACTCTTGATTCTCCGATCCGCGGGAAGAAGGGGAACCTCGAGTTTCTTAGTATTTTCGAGTTTAATAAAAACGTTTATGCTAAGAAAGAGTCAGATTTGAGCGGTGGCGTGTGA
- a CDS encoding rhodanese-like domain-containing protein, producing MSYSIGVKELKTRLDQGDKLVLLDVREPWEHALAKLEGSILIPLGTLPQALTKLDKNTEIIAYCHHGMRSADATGFLVQQGFANVKNLVGGIDAWSIQVDNAVPRY from the coding sequence ATGAGTTATTCCATTGGAGTGAAAGAACTGAAGACCAGACTCGATCAGGGCGATAAACTCGTTCTCCTGGACGTAAGGGAACCATGGGAGCATGCCTTGGCAAAACTGGAAGGGTCAATACTCATCCCCTTGGGCACACTGCCCCAGGCTCTGACTAAGCTGGATAAAAACACGGAGATCATCGCCTATTGCCATCACGGCATGCGAAGTGCTGACGCAACAGGCTTCTTGGTTCAGCAGGGGTTTGCTAACGTAAAAAACCTAGTAGGCGGAATAGATGCCTGGTCGATTCAGGTAGATAACGCAGTTCCGCGCTACTAA
- a CDS encoding TIGR00282 family metallophosphoesterase: protein MKILYIGDIMGEPGRRAVGRMVPRVVSQRQVDVVIGNGENVAGGFGITPELAEELFEMGLSVITTGNHAWDKKEILEYFPREPRLLRPANYPAGVPGNGSYVVETPGGEKLAVLQLMGRAYMPTLDCPFQVAKREVAKLKREAAAVLVDMHAEATSEKMAMGHYLDGDVVAVVGTHTHVQTADEQILPKGTAYLTDIGMTGPLHGVIGVKKELAIEKFLTGMPKRFEVASGPTVFCAVLIEVDAQLGKAIAIERIRVID, encoded by the coding sequence GTGAAAATTCTCTACATCGGCGACATCATGGGAGAGCCGGGGCGCCGGGCCGTGGGGCGTATGGTGCCGCGCGTGGTCTCGCAGCGGCAGGTGGATGTCGTCATTGGGAACGGGGAAAATGTGGCCGGCGGATTCGGGATTACGCCGGAACTGGCGGAAGAACTCTTCGAGATGGGCCTGTCCGTCATCACGACCGGAAATCATGCCTGGGACAAGAAGGAAATTCTCGAGTATTTCCCGCGTGAGCCGCGCCTCTTGCGTCCGGCCAACTATCCGGCCGGAGTACCGGGCAACGGCAGTTACGTCGTTGAAACACCCGGGGGTGAAAAGTTGGCGGTGCTTCAGCTGATGGGGCGGGCCTATATGCCGACGCTCGATTGTCCATTCCAAGTGGCCAAGCGGGAAGTGGCGAAGCTGAAACGGGAAGCGGCAGCGGTGCTGGTCGACATGCATGCCGAGGCGACGTCGGAAAAGATGGCGATGGGACATTATCTCGACGGAGACGTGGTGGCGGTGGTCGGTACGCACACACACGTGCAAACTGCCGACGAACAGATTCTGCCGAAGGGCACGGCCTATCTGACGGATATCGGCATGACCGGTCCCTTGCATGGTGTGATCGGAGTAAAAAAAGAGCTCGCCATTGAGAAGTTTCTCACCGGGATGCCGAAGCGATTTGAAGTTGCTTCCGGACCCACGGTTTTTTGCGCAGTGCTGATCGAGGTGGATGCGCAACTCGGAAAGGCGATTGCGATCGAACGGATCCGAGTCATCGACTAA
- a CDS encoding transglycosylase SLT domain-containing protein — MGNQLTKDQVSALKLERLRLITERFPGSIWAKRAGVLSGVLLVERNPAAAIPFLRAGQRDLPVLDDYLRLWMGEATLHLGDAKEAAGLFESVVQAVPDSNLSSLMALRAGEAWYQAASCPEALGWLAKAVANNEKDKDPLVPRAWLRMAACYLRAGQIAEGRTTLKQLWVRFAYAPEAKEAEALLLTNLGGEPWTASSEDHFNRAQAFLGQALHTEAIEELKKFLTMEPGSAHRGSAKLKLGVAQVRLKQYDPARETFRALMAEHVAESDEATVWLARVYLRQAAGAKLLELSRSLDKLSLSAEQKGQINIFAGIWLEDQKQFNEAITKYRLVAKAGEPATQRAEASWRVGWALYRTARYKEAIEVLQHIVDQRDSDYEPQALYWIARSLTQTQNGRARDVYAQLCRQYPFTYYCQLAREQAPDAVVDIGGQTAPPAAAESPTMEVVAPSLMKFAEVEQQPAYRRALELKMLGLEADAARELAALTEQYTRDPDVLMTLSMRLNEVGAYNHALRLARARFREKLERTGGTVAPGLWSVAYPTGLIPTIKTQGLNGVNPYLVAAIIREESQYDVRAVSRVGAIGLMQVMPATANQVAQRHHFPAVTREDLFDQETNVRIGARYVEQLLAQFSGNVVHTIAAYNAGPIVVGNWADQHRGRSQDEFVELIPFQETRQYVKRVLRSFKEYLRLAGSAGPVS, encoded by the coding sequence TTGGGGAACCAACTCACTAAAGATCAAGTTTCGGCGCTCAAATTGGAGCGATTGCGCTTAATCACGGAGCGTTTTCCTGGTTCGATCTGGGCAAAGCGCGCGGGGGTATTGTCCGGGGTGTTGTTAGTCGAGCGAAATCCCGCAGCGGCCATACCGTTTTTACGGGCGGGGCAACGCGACCTTCCGGTGCTGGATGATTACCTGCGCTTATGGATGGGTGAGGCGACGTTGCATCTGGGCGATGCAAAGGAGGCGGCGGGACTGTTTGAAAGTGTGGTTCAGGCGGTGCCGGATTCCAATTTGAGCAGTCTCATGGCGCTCCGAGCGGGAGAAGCCTGGTATCAAGCGGCGAGCTGTCCAGAGGCGCTGGGCTGGCTGGCGAAAGCGGTCGCGAACAACGAGAAAGACAAAGATCCTCTCGTGCCGCGAGCGTGGCTGCGCATGGCGGCCTGTTATCTTCGTGCCGGCCAAATCGCTGAGGGACGGACGACACTCAAGCAACTCTGGGTCCGGTTTGCCTATGCGCCGGAAGCGAAAGAGGCGGAGGCGCTGCTCCTCACGAATCTTGGCGGGGAACCCTGGACGGCCTCCTCGGAAGATCATTTCAATCGGGCGCAGGCGTTTCTCGGCCAGGCATTGCATACGGAAGCGATTGAGGAGCTGAAAAAGTTTTTGACGATGGAGCCGGGCTCGGCGCATCGCGGGAGTGCGAAGCTCAAGCTCGGAGTCGCACAGGTACGGTTGAAGCAATACGATCCGGCTCGCGAGACGTTTCGGGCGCTCATGGCGGAGCACGTGGCGGAGTCCGATGAAGCTACGGTCTGGCTGGCGCGAGTCTATCTGCGACAGGCGGCGGGGGCGAAGCTGCTGGAGCTGAGCCGGTCCCTGGACAAGTTGTCACTATCGGCGGAGCAGAAGGGACAGATCAATATCTTTGCCGGGATTTGGCTGGAAGATCAGAAACAGTTCAATGAAGCGATTACCAAGTATCGGTTGGTGGCAAAGGCGGGAGAGCCGGCGACTCAGCGGGCGGAAGCGTCCTGGCGCGTCGGGTGGGCTCTGTATCGTACGGCTCGGTACAAAGAGGCTATCGAGGTCTTGCAGCATATCGTCGATCAACGCGATAGCGATTATGAACCCCAAGCCCTCTATTGGATTGCCCGCTCTCTGACGCAAACACAGAACGGCCGAGCCCGCGATGTCTACGCGCAATTGTGTCGGCAGTATCCGTTCACGTACTACTGCCAGTTGGCCAGGGAGCAGGCGCCTGATGCGGTGGTTGACATTGGAGGCCAGACTGCGCCGCCGGCGGCGGCAGAATCACCCACGATGGAGGTCGTCGCGCCTTCGTTGATGAAATTCGCCGAGGTGGAGCAGCAGCCGGCCTATCGTCGAGCATTGGAGCTGAAGATGTTGGGGCTTGAGGCCGATGCGGCGCGTGAACTGGCCGCTCTCACCGAGCAATATACTCGTGACCCAGATGTCTTGATGACGCTCTCGATGCGGTTGAACGAGGTGGGAGCGTATAACCACGCGCTGCGTTTAGCCCGTGCCCGGTTTCGCGAAAAGTTGGAGCGCACCGGTGGAACGGTGGCCCCTGGTCTTTGGAGCGTGGCGTATCCCACCGGTTTGATCCCGACGATCAAGACGCAGGGATTGAATGGCGTAAATCCCTATTTGGTCGCGGCCATCATCCGGGAAGAGAGTCAGTACGATGTGCGGGCAGTGTCTCGGGTCGGCGCAATCGGATTGATGCAGGTTATGCCGGCCACGGCGAATCAGGTCGCGCAGCGGCATCATTTTCCTGCGGTAACCCGGGAAGATCTCTTTGATCAGGAGACGAATGTGCGGATCGGGGCCCGGTATGTCGAGCAATTGTTGGCCCAGTTCTCCGGGAATGTGGTCCACACGATTGCCGCCTACAACGCGGGTCCGATTGTCGTCGGCAATTGGGCGGACCAGCATCGCGGGCGCAGCCAGGATGAATTTGTCGAACTGATTCCGTTTCAGGAAACGCGTCAGTATGTGAAGCGGGTCTTGCGGAGCTTTAAAGAATATCTTCGATTGGCTGGCAGCGCCGGTCCGGTTTCTTGA
- the xseA gene encoding exodeoxyribonuclease VII large subunit, translating into MTSLVRSTLESSFTEVWLEGEVSNLRTPASGHLYCTLKDESSQIRAVLFRTTATRLRFALEDGLQVVARGRVTVYEPRGEYQIIVEYVEPKGRGALQLAFEQLRTRLAEEGLFDEARKRPLPELPRTVGLVTSLSGAVIRDMLTVLHRRCPTLHIIIVPVQVQGEGSAEQVAAAIRLLSESGLVEVMIVGRGGGSLEDLWSFNEEVVVRAIAASRVPVVSAVGHETDVTLADFAADLRAPTPSAAAEAVAPVLAQIVSRLAELSARLQQVMGRRMEEERQRLRLATHQIGAVRVRVQEEIQRVDATVYEMSTAVRLVLQAGQARMVRANQGLMAGSPYARVRHGLAVIPQLAARLHQGTRGIVETHTQRVQSCAARLHALSPLATLGRGYSVLQHARTGDVIRGVGDVSVGEELQAKLIDGRLLCVVKAGVPDSLI; encoded by the coding sequence TTGACCAGCCTTGTTCGGTCCACGCTCGAATCCAGTTTTACCGAGGTGTGGCTGGAAGGGGAAGTGTCGAACCTCCGCACTCCTGCCTCCGGTCACCTCTATTGCACGCTCAAAGACGAGTCAAGTCAGATTCGCGCCGTCCTCTTCAGGACGACTGCGACGCGGCTACGATTCGCGCTTGAGGATGGACTCCAGGTCGTCGCCCGTGGGCGAGTGACGGTGTACGAACCGCGCGGGGAATACCAGATCATTGTGGAGTATGTCGAGCCCAAGGGACGCGGGGCTCTGCAGCTGGCCTTTGAACAACTGAGAACGCGGCTCGCGGAAGAGGGGTTGTTTGATGAGGCCCGCAAGCGGCCGCTCCCTGAATTGCCTCGGACGGTGGGCCTGGTGACGTCACTGAGCGGCGCGGTGATTCGCGATATGTTGACGGTGCTGCATCGTCGTTGTCCCACGCTGCACATCATTATTGTTCCCGTCCAGGTGCAAGGTGAGGGTTCGGCCGAACAGGTTGCGGCCGCCATCCGGCTGCTCAGCGAGTCCGGCTTGGTAGAGGTGATGATTGTCGGGCGCGGAGGTGGTTCGCTTGAGGATCTCTGGAGCTTCAATGAGGAGGTCGTGGTGCGGGCGATTGCCGCATCGCGAGTTCCGGTCGTCTCCGCTGTCGGGCATGAAACGGATGTGACGCTGGCAGACTTTGCTGCTGACCTTCGCGCGCCGACACCATCGGCTGCTGCAGAAGCGGTGGCGCCTGTGTTGGCTCAGATTGTAAGCAGGTTGGCTGAATTGTCGGCTCGGCTTCAGCAAGTGATGGGTCGGCGGATGGAGGAAGAGCGTCAGCGGTTGCGATTGGCGACCCATCAAATTGGCGCGGTGCGTGTTCGAGTGCAGGAAGAGATCCAGCGGGTTGATGCGACGGTATACGAGATGTCGACGGCAGTTCGTCTGGTGCTGCAGGCTGGGCAGGCTAGAATGGTTCGTGCTAACCAGGGACTAATGGCCGGGAGCCCCTACGCCCGTGTGCGTCATGGACTGGCCGTTATTCCGCAACTGGCGGCACGGCTCCATCAGGGTACTCGCGGAATCGTGGAGACTCATACGCAGCGGGTCCAATCGTGCGCCGCTCGCTTGCACGCACTGAGCCCCTTGGCGACATTGGGGCGAGGCTATAGCGTACTCCAGCACGCACGCACCGGTGATGTGATTCGGGGCGTGGGTGATGTGAGCGTTGGGGAAGAGCTGCAGGCGAAGCTGATCGATGGACGATTGCTGTGTGTCGTGAAAGCAGGAGTGCCGGATTCTCTGATTTAA